One window from the genome of Cucumis melo cultivar AY chromosome 12, USDA_Cmelo_AY_1.0, whole genome shotgun sequence encodes:
- the LOC103488658 gene encoding tetrahydroberberine oxidase-like, which translates to MKFSLLLPLSLAFIVVCSSSSVWPSASSHVNHEEFLPCLLHHSPDSKSITKLVYTPINTSYSPVLNFSIRNLRFSTPNTPKPLLIITPSNISHVQAAVICSKSHGIQIRIRSGGHDFEGLSYVAYHPFVVVDLINLSSVTIEVEQSTAWVQSGATLGELYYRIAEKSRTLAFPAGNCPTVGVGGHFSGGGFGTLLRKYGLAADNVIDAYIVDANGEFHDRKSMGEDLFWAIRGGGGGSFGIVVAWKVKLVPVPATVTICTISRTLEEEAIKLIDQWQYVANKLDEDLFLGINLLGGKIVAQGDKINPIALFFSLFLGKADELMAILNKTFPQLGLTKEECKETSWIESVVYTGNGLQIEDQPLEVLLNRTPLANGNIKMKSDYVKEPISKATIKEVWQRLKSQDIEGANLVFIPYGGRMSQISESEIPFSHRAGNLYKIGYLTGWFEPGLNAEKTHLNWIRDIYSYMTPFVTKSPRAAYVNYRDLDIGSNSKYGKTSYKRAHVWGSKYFGSNFDRLVYVKNEVDPYNFFRHEQSIPVLLKRRI; encoded by the exons AGTTTCTTCCATGTCTTCTCCACCATTCTCCAGATTCTAAATCCATTACCAAACTTGTTTACACTCCCATCAACACTTCTTATTCACCAGTCTTGAATTTCTCCATTAGAAACCTCAGATTCTCAACTCCCAACACCCCAAAGCCACTCCTCATCATAACCCCTTCAAATATTTCCCACGTTCAAGCTGCCGTAATTTGCTCCAAATCGCACGGCATTCAAATAAGAATCCGAAGTGGTGGTCATGACTTCGAAGGTTTATCCTATGTCGCCTATCACCCATTCGTCGTAGTTGATCTTATCAATCTAAGTTCGGTCACCATAGAAGTCGAACAAAGTACTGCATGGGTTCAGTCAGGAGCTACTCTAGGTGAACTTTATTACAGAATTGCTGAGAAAAGTCGAACCTTGGCTTTTCCAGCGGGTAATTGTCCAACTGTTGGTGTTGGTGGGCACTTCAGCGGCGGTGGGTTCGGGACGTTGCTAAGGAAATATGGTCTTGCAGCGGATAATGTGATAGATGCTTATATAGTTGATGCAAATGGGGAGTTTCATGATAGAAAGTCAATGGGGGAGGATTTGTTTTGGGCCATTAGAGGCGGTGGCGGAGGGAGCTTTGGAATCGTCGTGGCGTGGAAGGTGAAGCTGGTTCCGGTTCCGGCCACGGTGACAATTTGCACAATTAGCAGAACTTTGGAGGAAGAAGCAATCAAGCTTATCGATCAGTGGCAATATGTGGCCAACAAATTGGATGAAGATCTATTTCTTGGCATCAATTTGCTTG GTGGAAAAATTGTAGCTCAAGGAGACAAAATAAACCCAATAGCattattcttctctttgtttcttgGAAAGGCAGATGAGCTTATGGCAATCTTAAACAAAACATTTCCTCAATTGGGTTTAACAAAAGAAGAATGCAAAGAAACAAGTTGGATTGAATCAGTTGTTTATACAGGCAATGGCCTTCAAATTGAAGATCAACCCTTGGAAGTTTTGCTCAATAGAACACCTTTAGCCAATGGAAATATCAAAATGAAATCCGATTATGTTAAGGAACCCATCTCCAAAGCTACAATTAAGGAAGTATGGCAAAGATTAAAATCTCAAGATATAGAAGGAGCAAACCTGGTATTTATTCCATACGGGGGGAGGATGAGCCAAATTTCAGAGTCGGAAATTCCTTTCTCGCATAGAGCTGGAAATCTATACAAGATTGGCTACCTTACTGGGTGGTTTGAGCCAGGTTTGAATGCAGAGAAGACGCATCTAAATTGGATACGAGATATCTATAGTTACATGACTCCTTTTGTTACAAAATCTCCTAGAGCTGCATATGTCAACTATAGAGACCTTGATATTGGATCAAATAGTAAGTATGGAAAGACAAGCTACAAGCGAGCTCATGTCTGGGGTTCGAAGTATTTTGGTAGCAATTTTGATAGGTTGGTATATGTTAAAAATGAAGTGGATCCTTACAATTTCTTTAGGCATGAACAAAGCATACCCGTTCTCCTGAAGCGTAGAATTTAA